The following coding sequences are from one Terriglobales bacterium window:
- a CDS encoding VanZ family protein: MKSFIRNFRYWIPVLLWLSVIVYESFGLSSAVTGTWLGKLLQILHIHLSAEAFAKLHHFLRKAGHLTGYGLLCVLLFRSWFHTMDDPAGTKPLIRWSRGTRGFRAMCLRSAALALGITLLTAALDEWHQRFDPSRTGTPWDVALDVTGGICFLLIALFVLRRWRAEPVEELEKVSA, translated from the coding sequence TTGAAATCGTTCATCCGCAATTTTCGTTACTGGATACCAGTGCTCTTGTGGTTGTCCGTTATTGTCTATGAGTCCTTCGGCCTTTCATCAGCTGTCACGGGAACCTGGCTGGGGAAGCTTCTGCAAATTTTGCATATCCACCTTTCTGCCGAAGCATTCGCCAAACTGCATCATTTTCTTCGTAAGGCTGGGCACCTGACGGGATATGGCTTGTTATGCGTCCTTCTGTTCCGCTCATGGTTTCATACCATGGATGACCCAGCCGGCACCAAACCACTGATTCGCTGGTCGCGCGGTACCAGGGGATTCCGCGCAATGTGCTTGCGATCTGCGGCGTTGGCGCTTGGCATAACCCTGCTGACTGCGGCGCTTGATGAATGGCATCAGAGGTTTGATCCTTCTCGCACGGGCACGCCGTGGGACGTGGCGCTGGATGTAACAGGTGGAATCTGTTTTCTTTTGATCGCGCTATTCGTCCTTAGACGGTGGCGAGCCGAGCCCGTGGAAGAACTCGAAAAAGTTTCGGCGTAG